The DNA window GACATCCCCGTACAGATCGTCGGGGTGGTCCCGTTGCAGAAAGGCGGTAAAAGCAGGGCGTTCATCGCCGATACGAAAGGAGGGGCCGTGGCCGGGGAAACATTCGGTTTCGTCGGGCCACTTAAAAACAATGTTGCGCATGGTGTCCAGGGTCACTTTAAAGTAGTGCGGTGCCCACGTTTTGCCCGGCCCGCCCTGAAAAATCGTGTCGCCCACAATGGCCCGATGGTCGGGCAGCATAATGGTGACCATGCCGTGCGTGTGGCCGGGGGTGTGGATGATGCATAAGGTGTGGTTTCCCAAGATAAAAGTTTCGCCGTCGGCAAACCATTGGTCGGCGGA is part of the Anaerolineae bacterium genome and encodes:
- a CDS encoding MBL fold metallo-hydrolase yields the protein MILKSASIGPWPMNAYALICSDTRQSVLIDPGAAPETLTKILADSTPIAILLTHAHPDHVGALDEMRARLQVPVYMHPADSPMMISADQWFADGETFILGNHTLCIIHTPGHTHGMVTIMLPDHRAIVGDTIFQGGPGKTWAPHYFKVTLDTMRNIVFKWPDETECFPGHGPSFRIGDERPAFTAFLQRDHPDDLYGDVTWDM